The genomic region TTGATCAAATTCGTGGCGCATCATCTGTGGGATCCCGCCAAGCGCGAAGCCGATTCTTCTCATGGTATGCCGGATGAGGTGGCTACGGCACTAAAGTCGGCCGGGCTGCTGCGCATCGACGGACCGCATGCGCCCAACACCGTCCGACGGCGGCTATCAAGCTGGTCGACACTGACCGGGTGGCGTGGGCTGACAGGAAAATTCAATGCGCCGGGTCTACGCGGCGCCGTCAAACTTGCGGTGCGCGCCAGCGCCCGGCCGCGCGTGCGAAAGAGCAGGAAAGCTGTGACGGCCGACATTCTGGCCTCACTGCTAAGGACGTGCGCCGGTGATCGCCTGGTTGACGTCCGCGACCGCGCCCTTTTGCTGACCGCCTTCGCCTCTGGCGGCCGGCGCCGCAGCGAGGTTTCGTCCTTGCGGTTCGAGCAGCTCATTGACGAGGACCCGGTGCCGGTCGATCCGAAAGAGCCGGACGGGCCGAAACTGCCCTGCACAAAAATCCAGCTCGGCCGCACGAAGACCACCGAAGCTGATGAAGACGCTATGGTGCTCCTGGTGGGCCGGCCGGTCACCGCGCTGCGGGAATGGCTAGAGGAAGCGAAAATCACCGAAGGTGCCGTGTTCCGCAGCATCGACCGCTGGGGCAATCTCGAACGTCGAGCAATGACCCCACAGGCCGTCAACTTGATCGTGAAGCGCCGGATTGCCGAGGCCGGCCTCGATCCGACGTTGTTTTCCGCCCATGGCCTGCGCTCCGGCTACCTGACCGAAACCGCCCGCCGCGGCATTCCCCTCATCGAAGCGATGCAGCAATCGCAGCATCGCTCTGTCAACCAGGCCTCCCGCTACTACAATGAAGTCGATCGCCAGCTGGGACGAGCGGCACGGGTGATTGTCTAGCTTCCCTGTCGGCGATCGCTGCCAAGGGGCCGCGTGCCGAACCGCCACCCTTGGCAGCCCTGTTTGGATTTCCCACGACACGTATCCTTATCCCCTTCCCGGTGGCTGTCGGTGTGTCTTGCCCAGGCTCCGCTGTAATGCGTCGCTGATTGCGAGCCCATTTTCTGTCTGGACCACTTTGCCGGCCGTTTCCAGGCCGGCTGAGGCACTCGACACACCGCGGCCGGAAAGCCTTGATGTGTCGAGCTTCGCGCGCAGCAGCGCCATGATCATCGGCCAGACCGAGAACTTTCCATCGCGGGCGCGTGTTGTCAGGCTTCGCAGATACCCGCCAGGGCTGGAGATGTGCTCGACCCTTTGCTGGATCGCGGCAATCGCAACCGCGGCATGGTCCTCGCCCATGACCTCGCATGCCTCCTGGTAGGCGGACGGGCTGATCCCAAGACAGGCCCTGCCCGTTGCCGCCGCGGCCATCAGATCCCGCCATGTCCGGATTTCGCCGCCCTTCGCCAGGGCCAGGATTTCCGGGCAGGCATCCAGCACGATCCCCAAGGGCAGTTCGCGTTTTGGCAAGTGCCGCACGTTGTCGGTTTCCGCAACGTTGCCGCTCGCTTCTTTCTCTTTTCCTAAGCGGCTTTCAATTTCATTTTTAGAGTCTGGTTTTGAATTCTGTATGTGGCGCTCAAAATGAGACTCATTGGCGTTCTTATTTTGTGAATTGACGAATGTTTCCAGCGTGTTCTGTACTTCAAACCATAGCGCTTCGAGTTCCCCCGCCAGAGCGTCCAGCACCTGACGCACCGCTGTGCGCGGAATCCTTCCGGCGATGTCTTCGTAAGCACGTTGGAAGCGTCTCCAATCGGCCGGGATGGCTTCATCCAATCCTGTGGCGATCATCTTGACGATATCGCGCCGGCACAGGGTGATCCGCTCTCGGGCCAGTTTGAGGGCCCGCCGCTCGGCCGCGACAATTTCCGCGAGTTCCTTGAACTCTTCGGCGCGCGCCACGATCGGTGCGAGGTCAAAGCCATAGGCCTGTTCGATCTCTCCGCTCGGCCCTTTGCGAGCGAACCGCTTGCCGTTGGGGCTATCCCTGCGAATGACCAGCCCGCATTGCACCAGGACGGCCAGATGCCGTCGCAGCGTCGCCGGCGACATGCCGTTGGCACGGCTGATGAGCTGCTCGTTCGACGGAAAGACGACCAGGTCGCTATCGCCATTGAATGCCGTATCCGGATGAAACGACAAAAGCGCATTGAGGATAGCCAGAGCGCGATCGGTTGCACCGATCGCGTCGCGTGCCTCCCGGACATGCTGGAACACATGCCACTTATGCACGGTGGCATCCTTGTCCACGGCCTTCGCGGCCACCTGGGTTGCCATCATCCCAAGCGACATCGGCCGCCGCCCGAAGGGCGTCGTCGTATAGTGCCTCTCCATTTCCCTCGCCTTTCAATCAGGCAAAAGAAAACTGCTCGTCGAAACGACGCCAACGACTCTTGACAGTGATTCGGGGAAGTGCGATTCTCAGTCTGCTAGAACACGAGAAGGGCTTCCGCGACGGTGACGTTCGGGGGCCTTTTTCTTTTGCGGTTTAGTCTCCTGTTTTCTTCGCCATTTCCGATTCCCGGAAAGCCTCGAAAAGCTGGTCGAGCCTGTCGGCAATGAACGCTCCGAACGGGGATGCGTCCTTGGACTTCAGGGCAAGCGTAAACACCTTTCCAGTGTCGGTGATTTTGGCCCGGACCGATTTGTCCCGGGGCGTCCAGGCCCTCTCCTGGAGCGTCGACGGCGCCCGCGGGCGCTTTGCCGCGGCGCTCAGAAAATCGAAGAGGCGGGCAAAGCGCCCGTCGCTGTCAAGCTGCGAGAAATCCGCGCTTGCCACGCAGTCCCCTGCCCTGCTGACGAGTCCCGGATGCTCCATGAATTTGGCAAGCTGCCACCACCGGTCCCGGCCAATGGTCTTGGCGGCACCGACGGCGAGAATGACCTGCTCGGGAATATTGCTGGTGACCGAGCGCATCTTCGAGAAGGTCGTATCATCGAGTGCCAGGGCCGACTTCACCGTGTCCGGCGAATGGCCCCGCTTGAGAATGCGGTCCGCGAAAAGCGTCCTTTCGATGAAGGACAGGTTCGCCCTGGCGGCATTCTCCTGCCCCTGGGCTATGACATGATCCTCGTCGCCCATCTTCTTGACGACGGCACGGACCGGCCTGCCCAGCGCACGCGCGACCTTGACGCGCCTGTGGCCGAAGACCGTCTGAAAACGACCGGAAATCTCCGGGTGAGGCCGGACCAGAACCGGAGAGTCCTGCCCTCGCTCGCGAATTGCCGCCAGCAGCTCCTGGAACGCCTCATCGTCATCGTCCAGGCGGTCCGAAACAAAGGACGTGTCGACCAATGTCGGATCGAGGTCGACGACCGAGCTCTTCGAGAGCTCCTCGAATGACTGCATGATCGACCGGGATGCACCGCGAACGGCATATCCGGAGACATCGCTGGTGTCAGCGACAGACGCTGCCGGGCCCATCACACTGCCGAATATATCCTTGCGCGCCATTCAATCGCTCCCATTCTCGGTTAGTCGACTGATTTCACGAGAAAAATGCCCACTATTTACTGCCGTAAAACGCGCCATCATGACCTCCCCCAGGCGCGATGGATGAGCGTCGTGATCTCGGAGTTCACCGCATCCAGCGATTCGAGCGCGCGATCGTAGGTCGAACGGGTAAAGGACGACTTCTCCACCTCGTACAGCGTCTGCTTCGTCAGGCCAGCATCCGAAATCGCCGTTGACTTCAGCATCGGGTTCTCGAGGATCTGACCAGCCAGCATCGATTGCATGAAACCAACCATCTGCGCCTGCGGAATGTCCGTCGGCTCGTAGCGCGTAATCAGATAGCGAAACCAATCCAGCTCGATTTCAGCGCCGGCGGCCTTGATGGTTTTCAGGATCCCGCCGAGCATCAGCAGGAACTGGCTCATCGACATCAGGTCGAGCATCTGAGGATGCACGGTGATGAGAACGGATGTCGCCGCCGACATGGCGGTCAACGTCAGATAGCCAAGCTGCGGAGGGCAATCGACAACGACGACGTCATAGCGGTCGTCCACTTCGGCCAACGCCTTTGCTATCCTGATGAAGAACTGACGGCCGGCATTGGACGATTTGTCCTGCATGGCGAGCGGCGTGTCGTACTCATATTCCTGCAGCTCAAGATTGGCCGGAATGATATCAAGGCCGGGAAAATTCGTCGGCATGATCACATCGGCGATCGGACGGCGCTCGTCATCATATCGGATCGCTTCGTACAGCGAGAGATTGCGATCGAGTTCCGGCTGGAAGCCGTGCAGGGCCGAGAGCGAAGCTTGCGGGTCGAGATCGATGGCAAGGACACGGTGGCCGGTCAGCGCAAGGTGCTGGGCGAGGTGGGCAGCGGTCGTCGTCTTGCCGCTGCCGCCTTTGAAGTTGACGACGGCAACCACCTGGAGCTTGTCACCCGGCTTGCGGTGCGGGACGTACTTTTTCACTTCGGTCCTGCCGTGCCGGTCCAGGAAATGGCGCAGTTCAAGCATCTGCTCGGCGCTGTAGGAGCGGCGTCCCGAGGGGATCTGCTCGGGCATCGGTCCCTTGCCTTCAAGGTGAAGACGCTTCAGATTGTTTTGCGATACACCGAGGTAATGGGCGACCTCCGCCATCGAGAAGGACCGAAGGGTCTTGGTTGCATTGGGCGGGAACTTCTCCATGCGAAGCTGGTTAAGCCGCCGGGATATCTCTGCGCCCTGCTCGAGAATCTTGTCATCGAACTCGAAGCGTGGCAGCCGCATGGCAATATTCATTTCTTGTCGAAACCTGAATTGGCGCTTTTTGTGAGCAATCCACTCAACAAGCGCCATTAAGCTCCGATTCGGAAAGCCCGGCAAGAAGTTTTGGGTTAACAAAAGGTTAATGCTGCTTTCGTCGTCTAAGAGACGAAGCTACCGAACATGATCGCCCCAGACATCGATCCGCTTTGGCCTTCCATTCGCCGACGCCGAACTCCGCTCCAGGAATATGCCTAACCTACTATTTTCCTTGCTGTAATCCGATCTTTTTACAGCAGTAAATGTCCGGTCGAGAGGGCAGGGGGTTCGACATTCAGCCAAGCACTCCTCCGTCCGCTCCTGGCCCATCCCAGGATAAGATGTGCCAGTCTCGATCAAACATCTTGAATTCTTGCCCATGTCTTGCCACTTCGTCGCCGAGTTTCGCTTTGCAAGAGGTATCCAGATGACGACGACAACCGCAGGCACGCCGGCCGAGAGCCATGTCTTCGAGGCCGACGTTGCCCGCCTGCTGCACATGATGGTCCACTCGGTCTATTCCGACAAGGACGTGTTCCTGCGCGAGCTGATCTCCAACGCCGCCGATGCCTGCGAGAAATTGCGCTACGAGGCGATCGCGGCGCCAGATCTGCTGGCGCAGGATCCTTCAAGCCGCATTGTCCTGTCGCTCGACGAGGACAATCGCCGGCTCCTCGTCGAGGACAACGGCATCGGCATGAGCCACGACGAAATGATCGAGGCGCTCGGCACCATAGCGCGCTCGGGCACGCGCGCTTTCATGGAGCGCATCGAGGCGAACAAGGCAGGGGAGGGGGCACAGCTGATCGGCCAGTTCGGCGTCGGCTTCTATTCGAGCTTCATGGTTGCCGACCGTGTCGATGTCGTCTCGCGCCGCGCCGGATCGCAGCAG from Mesorhizobium shangrilense harbors:
- a CDS encoding site-specific integrase, producing MTSSVAARAEALDALDSVLPFDRREFLAGLLTDSDVETLRHLAKEGIGENSLRALASDLGYLEAWCQAATGSPLPWPAPEALLIKFVAHHLWDPAKREADSSHGMPDEVATALKSAGLLRIDGPHAPNTVRRRLSSWSTLTGWRGLTGKFNAPGLRGAVKLAVRASARPRVRKSRKAVTADILASLLRTCAGDRLVDVRDRALLLTAFASGGRRRSEVSSLRFEQLIDEDPVPVDPKEPDGPKLPCTKIQLGRTKTTEADEDAMVLLVGRPVTALREWLEEAKITEGAVFRSIDRWGNLERRAMTPQAVNLIVKRRIAEAGLDPTLFSAHGLRSGYLTETARRGIPLIEAMQQSQHRSVNQASRYYNEVDRQLGRAARVIV
- the repC gene encoding plasmid replication protein RepC, whose translation is MERHYTTTPFGRRPMSLGMMATQVAAKAVDKDATVHKWHVFQHVREARDAIGATDRALAILNALLSFHPDTAFNGDSDLVVFPSNEQLISRANGMSPATLRRHLAVLVQCGLVIRRDSPNGKRFARKGPSGEIEQAYGFDLAPIVARAEEFKELAEIVAAERRALKLARERITLCRRDIVKMIATGLDEAIPADWRRFQRAYEDIAGRIPRTAVRQVLDALAGELEALWFEVQNTLETFVNSQNKNANESHFERHIQNSKPDSKNEIESRLGKEKEASGNVAETDNVRHLPKRELPLGIVLDACPEILALAKGGEIRTWRDLMAAAATGRACLGISPSAYQEACEVMGEDHAAVAIAAIQQRVEHISSPGGYLRSLTTRARDGKFSVWPMIMALLRAKLDTSRLSGRGVSSASAGLETAGKVVQTENGLAISDALQRSLGKTHRQPPGRG
- the repB gene encoding plasmid partitioning protein RepB, whose product is MARKDIFGSVMGPAASVADTSDVSGYAVRGASRSIMQSFEELSKSSVVDLDPTLVDTSFVSDRLDDDDEAFQELLAAIRERGQDSPVLVRPHPEISGRFQTVFGHRRVKVARALGRPVRAVVKKMGDEDHVIAQGQENAARANLSFIERTLFADRILKRGHSPDTVKSALALDDTTFSKMRSVTSNIPEQVILAVGAAKTIGRDRWWQLAKFMEHPGLVSRAGDCVASADFSQLDSDGRFARLFDFLSAAAKRPRAPSTLQERAWTPRDKSVRAKITDTGKVFTLALKSKDASPFGAFIADRLDQLFEAFRESEMAKKTGD
- the repA gene encoding plasmid partitioning protein RepA translates to MNIAMRLPRFEFDDKILEQGAEISRRLNQLRMEKFPPNATKTLRSFSMAEVAHYLGVSQNNLKRLHLEGKGPMPEQIPSGRRSYSAEQMLELRHFLDRHGRTEVKKYVPHRKPGDKLQVVAVVNFKGGSGKTTTAAHLAQHLALTGHRVLAIDLDPQASLSALHGFQPELDRNLSLYEAIRYDDERRPIADVIMPTNFPGLDIIPANLELQEYEYDTPLAMQDKSSNAGRQFFIRIAKALAEVDDRYDVVVVDCPPQLGYLTLTAMSAATSVLITVHPQMLDLMSMSQFLLMLGGILKTIKAAGAEIELDWFRYLITRYEPTDIPQAQMVGFMQSMLAGQILENPMLKSTAISDAGLTKQTLYEVEKSSFTRSTYDRALESLDAVNSEITTLIHRAWGRS